In Desulfovibrio sp. TomC, the genomic stretch AACTTTTACAAGGCCGAGCGCAACCGTCTGCAAAAGCGCACCGTGCTTGATTCCATGCCCTATATCTTGAAGATCGAGACCACCAACATCTGCAATCTGCGCTGCGCCTACTGCTACGACGACCGCCGCGCCCCGGCCCCGGGCGAACGCCCTTACGGGCGGATGACCTTTGACCAGTTTAGGGGCCTCATTGATTCCTGCGGCGAGCACCTGTTTAAGATCAACATGTACGGCTTTGGCGAGCCGTTTCTCTTTCCCGAGACCCTGGAAATGATCCGCTACGCCACGGACAAGAACATTGGCGTTGGCGTGTCGTCCAACCTCAACCACCATGACCCGGACCTGCCCCGGCGCATTGTGGCTTCCGGTCTGGAAGTGCTGATTTTTTCCTGCCACGGCGTGTCGTTTGAGACGTCCGGCCGGTTCATGCGCGGCGGCAACGCCGATCTGGCCTTTTCCAATCTGCGGGCGGTTATTGCCGCCCGCACGGCCGCTGGCACGAAAACGCCCTTTATTGACTGGCAGTACTGCGTGACCGGCTTTAACGAGCACGAGATCGCCACGGCCCGGGAAACAGCGGCCCGGCTGGGCGTGGATCAGGTGCGCTTCATCCGGCCGTTTTTTCCGGAAACCGCGCCGGACGAATGGTTTTCCACCATGTTTCCGCGCCAGACCCTGACCCATGACCACGAGGCCGCCCCGGGCTGTTCCTGGCTCTACCGCTCGGCCTACATCAACTGGGACGGGGGGCTTATTCCCTGCTGCCGCGACCCCCGCGATCCGGGCGTGGATTTCGGCAACGTCTTTGAAACACCCTTGCCCAAGCTGTGGAATGGAGAGAAATACCAGGCCGCCCGGGCGCTTCTGGCCGATCCGGGCCGCCACGATCTGCGAAACGGCATTGTCTGCGGCCGCTGCCCGGTGACGCGGGGGAAATCTTGAGGTTCTCGTTGTCTTGGGGGGGAGGGGCTGGCCGGGCTGGAACCCGAAGGCGGCGCGTGTGGCCATGATCGCCAGACGGCCCTGGGAATCGTCGCTCTACCTGGTTTCTGTCTTCGCAACTCCCCCTGCCTGTCGGTCGAGCGTTCGGTAGACAGTTGGCCGTGCTATCGAAAACACTTCAGCCAGGTCGCTGATTGAGTAGTTCCCTGTGTCGTACATACGACGTAGCTCTTTTTGCTGCAGATCGGTCAGTTTTGGTTTTTTCCCACGCAGCTTTCCTTTCGCACGCGCGACAGCCATGCCTTCGCGCGTCCGCATCCTGATGAGGTCTGCCTCAAACTCGGCAAAGGTGGCGAGGATATTGAAGAACAACTTTCCCATCGGATCGGTCGGATCGTAGACGCTCGCCCCGAGCTGCAGTTTGACGC encodes the following:
- a CDS encoding recombinase family protein; this encodes MAHTLIGYARCSTEKQDLAAQQDALLRLGVAPDRIYTDHGFTGTNRLRPGLDQALAAVRSGDTLVVPKLDRLARSVPDARAIGDSLAARGVKLQLGASVYDPTDPMGKLFFNILATFAEFEADLIRMRTREGMAVARAKGKLRGKKPKLTDLQQKELRRMYDTGNYSISDLAEVFSIARPTVYRTLDRQAGGVAKTETR